The proteins below come from a single Marinobacter bohaiensis genomic window:
- a CDS encoding AMP-binding protein, with protein MTMQNSYVSGVSETPLLGMTIGERFDETASRYPDNDALVVHHQDRRYTYRQLQQAVDECARALMTLGVEKGDRVGIWSPNNAEWCITQLATAQIGAILVNINPSYRRHEVEYALRHSGTAVLILQGQFKTSDYVGMVGELVPSLLDRRQDRLASERLPKLRQVVCLDANRTTPGMWHWDEVIALAHQTDDADYRARQASLQFDDPINIQYTSGTTGAPKGATLSHHNILNNGLFVARRMNFTEHDRLVIPVPLYHCFGMVMGNLGCITHGATMIYPSEGFEPTATLEAVQREKATALYGVPTMFIAELEHPEFSGFNLSTLRTGIMAGSNCPAEIMRKVIDQMHMTDVTICYGMTETSPVSLQTEPDAPLDKRVNTVGTVHPHLELKIVDPANGHVVPRGEKGELCTRGYSVMLGYWNNDEATAKSIDAQRWMHTGDLATLDDDGYVAITGRIKDMIIRGGENIYPREIEEFLYTHEAISDAQVIGVPDDRYGEEVMAWVKLIDGQQASEDEIRAFCKANIAHYKVPRYIKLVEDFPMTVTGKIQKFRMREISIDELHLDH; from the coding sequence ATGACAATGCAGAACAGTTACGTCAGCGGGGTGAGCGAAACGCCCCTGCTGGGCATGACCATCGGTGAGCGGTTCGACGAGACCGCCAGCCGCTACCCGGACAACGATGCCCTGGTGGTCCATCACCAGGACCGCCGCTACACGTATCGACAGTTGCAGCAGGCCGTCGACGAGTGCGCCCGCGCGCTCATGACCCTGGGTGTCGAGAAAGGCGATCGCGTCGGTATCTGGTCGCCCAACAACGCCGAATGGTGCATTACCCAGCTTGCCACGGCGCAGATCGGCGCCATCCTGGTCAACATCAATCCCAGCTACCGGCGGCACGAGGTGGAATACGCCTTGCGCCATTCCGGCACGGCGGTGCTCATCCTGCAGGGTCAGTTCAAGACGTCCGATTACGTGGGCATGGTGGGCGAACTGGTCCCCTCGCTGCTGGACCGCCGTCAGGATCGGCTTGCCAGCGAACGGCTGCCGAAACTGCGCCAAGTCGTTTGCCTGGATGCAAATCGTACGACCCCGGGCATGTGGCACTGGGACGAGGTGATTGCCCTCGCCCATCAAACCGACGACGCCGACTACCGCGCACGCCAGGCCAGTCTCCAGTTCGACGACCCGATCAACATCCAGTACACCTCCGGAACCACCGGCGCGCCCAAGGGCGCCACCCTCTCCCACCACAACATCCTCAACAACGGATTGTTCGTGGCGCGACGAATGAACTTCACCGAACACGACCGGCTGGTGATCCCGGTCCCGCTCTATCACTGTTTTGGCATGGTCATGGGCAATCTGGGCTGCATCACCCACGGCGCCACCATGATCTATCCCAGCGAAGGGTTCGAGCCGACAGCGACCCTGGAGGCGGTGCAGCGGGAGAAGGCCACGGCGCTGTACGGCGTACCCACCATGTTCATCGCCGAACTGGAACACCCGGAGTTCAGCGGCTTCAACCTGTCCACCTTGCGCACGGGCATCATGGCCGGCTCCAACTGCCCGGCGGAGATCATGCGCAAGGTCATCGACCAGATGCACATGACCGACGTGACCATCTGCTACGGCATGACCGAAACCAGCCCGGTCAGCCTCCAGACGGAACCGGATGCGCCCCTCGACAAGCGCGTTAACACGGTCGGCACCGTGCACCCGCACCTGGAGCTGAAAATCGTCGACCCGGCCAACGGCCATGTGGTGCCCCGGGGCGAGAAAGGCGAGCTGTGCACCCGCGGCTACAGCGTGATGCTGGGGTACTGGAACAACGACGAGGCGACAGCCAAATCCATCGACGCCCAGCGCTGGATGCACACCGGCGACCTGGCCACCCTGGACGACGACGGCTACGTCGCCATCACCGGCCGCATCAAGGACATGATCATTCGCGGCGGCGAGAACATCTATCCGCGTGAAATCGAGGAGTTCCTATACACCCACGAGGCCATCTCGGACGCCCAGGTGATCGGCGTTCCCGACGACCGCTACGGCGAGGAAGTGATGGCGTGGGTCAAACTGATCGACGGTCAACAGGCCAGCGAGGACGAGATCCGAGCCTTCTGCAAGGCCAATATCGCCCACTACAAGGTGCCGCGCTACATCAAACTGGTGGAAGACTTCCCCATGACCGTGACCGGTAAGATCCAGAAGTTCCGGATGCGTGAAATCAGCATCGACGAACTGCACCTGGATCACTGA
- a CDS encoding isovaleryl-CoA dehydrogenase translates to MKSQYTSLNFGLGETADMLRDQVNQFAADRIAPRAADVDRDNLFPSDLWPELGEMGLLGLTVDESYGGSGMGYLAHVIAMEEISRASASIGLSYGAHSNLCVNQIHRNGNDAQKEKYLPKLVSGEHVGALAMSEPNAGSDVVSMKLRADKKGDRYVLNGNKMWITNGPDADTYVIYAKTDTSKGAHGITAFIVERDWKGFSRGQKLDKLGMRGSNTCELIFEDVEVPEENILGQENGGVRVLMSGLDYERVVLSGGPVGIMQACLDAVVPYVHERKQFDQPIGEFQLIQGKLADMYTELAASRAYLYAVAQACDRGETTRKDAAGVILYTSERATKMALEAIQILGGNGYINEFPTGRLLRDAKLYEIGAGTQEIRRMLIGRELFNESR, encoded by the coding sequence ATGAAAAGCCAATACACCTCTCTCAACTTTGGACTCGGTGAAACCGCCGACATGCTACGCGACCAGGTGAACCAGTTCGCCGCCGACCGCATCGCGCCCCGCGCCGCCGACGTGGACCGCGACAACCTGTTCCCCAGCGACCTGTGGCCGGAGCTGGGCGAGATGGGCCTGCTGGGCCTGACCGTCGACGAAAGCTACGGCGGCAGCGGCATGGGTTACCTGGCCCACGTCATCGCCATGGAGGAGATCAGCCGCGCCTCCGCCAGCATCGGCCTGAGTTACGGCGCCCACTCCAACCTGTGCGTCAACCAGATCCACCGCAACGGCAACGATGCCCAGAAAGAAAAATACCTGCCCAAGCTGGTCAGCGGCGAGCACGTCGGCGCCCTGGCCATGAGCGAGCCCAACGCCGGTTCCGACGTGGTCAGCATGAAGCTGCGCGCTGACAAGAAAGGCGACCGCTACGTCCTCAACGGCAACAAGATGTGGATCACCAACGGCCCCGACGCCGACACCTACGTGATCTACGCCAAGACCGACACCAGCAAGGGCGCCCACGGCATCACCGCTTTCATTGTCGAGCGCGACTGGAAAGGGTTCTCCCGCGGCCAAAAGCTCGACAAGCTGGGTATGCGTGGCTCCAACACCTGTGAACTGATCTTCGAGGACGTCGAAGTGCCCGAGGAAAACATCCTGGGCCAGGAAAACGGCGGCGTGCGCGTGCTGATGTCCGGTCTCGACTACGAGCGCGTGGTGCTGTCCGGCGGCCCGGTCGGCATCATGCAGGCCTGCCTCGACGCGGTGGTGCCCTACGTGCACGAACGCAAACAGTTCGACCAGCCCATCGGCGAGTTCCAGCTGATCCAGGGCAAACTGGCGGACATGTACACCGAGCTGGCCGCCAGCCGCGCCTATCTCTATGCCGTCGCCCAGGCCTGCGACCGGGGTGAAACCACCCGCAAGGACGCCGCCGGCGTGATTCTCTACACCTCCGAACGGGCCACGAAAATGGCGCTGGAAGCGATCCAGATCCTGGGTGGCAACGGCTACATCAACGAGTTCCCCACCGGCCGTCTGCTACGCGACGCCAAGCTCTACGAAATCGGCGCCGGTACCCAGGAAATCCGCCGCATGCTGATCGGCCGCGAACTGTTCAACGAATCACGGTAA
- a CDS encoding carboxyl transferase domain-containing protein, which produces MAILHSQIQTESPEFTERHGAMTALCAERRERHDVIARGGGEQAQKRHIDRGKLLPRERIHRLLDPGSPFLEIGAFAADDVYGEDVPAAGVIAGIGQVHGIECMIVANDSTVKGGTYYPLTVKKHIRAQTIAEENHLPCIYLVDSGGANLPRQDEVFPDQEDFGHIFYRQANMSAKGIAQIAVVMGLCTAGGAYVPAMADESIMVREQSSIFLAGPPLVKAATGETVSAEELGGADVHTGISGVADHFANTEAEALERARQCIANLNYRRPETVRRTEPRDPLYPSEELYGVVPSDLKTPYDVHEVIARLVDGSEFDEFKARYGSTLVCGFAHLYGMPVGIIANNGILFSESAQKGAHFVELCCQRGIPLIFLQNITGFMVGKQAEHDGIAKHGAKLVTAVACARVPKLTVIIGGSFGAGNYGMCGRAYKPRFLWMWPNARIAVMGGEQAAGVLADVKRAGKERRGERWSDDEERAFKQPIVDQFERQSSPYYASARLWDDGVIDPADTRRVLGLSLSAALNAPPEDTRFGLFRM; this is translated from the coding sequence ATGGCTATTCTTCATTCCCAGATCCAGACCGAATCGCCAGAGTTCACCGAGCGCCACGGCGCCATGACGGCCCTGTGCGCCGAGCGGCGCGAGCGCCATGACGTGATCGCCCGCGGAGGTGGCGAACAGGCCCAGAAGCGCCACATCGACCGCGGCAAGCTGCTGCCCCGGGAACGCATCCACCGCCTGCTGGATCCCGGTTCCCCGTTCCTGGAGATTGGCGCCTTCGCCGCGGACGACGTTTACGGTGAAGACGTGCCCGCCGCCGGCGTGATCGCCGGCATCGGCCAGGTTCACGGCATCGAGTGCATGATCGTCGCCAACGACTCCACGGTGAAAGGCGGCACCTACTACCCGCTGACCGTAAAGAAACACATCCGCGCCCAGACCATCGCCGAGGAAAACCACCTGCCCTGCATCTACCTGGTGGATTCCGGCGGCGCCAACCTGCCGCGTCAGGACGAGGTCTTTCCGGACCAGGAAGACTTCGGCCATATCTTCTACCGTCAGGCCAACATGTCCGCCAAGGGCATCGCCCAGATCGCCGTGGTGATGGGGCTGTGCACCGCCGGCGGCGCCTATGTGCCGGCCATGGCGGACGAATCCATCATGGTGCGCGAGCAAAGCTCCATCTTCCTGGCCGGCCCGCCGCTGGTGAAAGCCGCCACGGGCGAGACCGTCAGCGCGGAGGAACTCGGGGGCGCCGACGTGCACACCGGCATCTCCGGCGTCGCCGACCACTTCGCCAATACCGAAGCCGAGGCCCTGGAGCGGGCGCGGCAGTGCATCGCCAACCTCAACTATCGGCGTCCGGAGACGGTTCGCCGGACCGAACCGCGCGACCCGCTCTACCCGAGCGAAGAGCTGTACGGCGTGGTGCCCAGCGACCTGAAGACACCCTACGACGTGCATGAGGTCATCGCACGCCTCGTCGACGGCTCGGAGTTCGATGAATTCAAGGCGCGTTATGGATCGACCCTGGTGTGTGGTTTTGCCCACCTCTACGGCATGCCGGTGGGCATCATCGCCAACAACGGCATCCTGTTTTCCGAATCCGCCCAGAAAGGCGCCCACTTCGTGGAATTGTGCTGCCAGCGCGGCATTCCGCTGATCTTCCTGCAGAACATCACCGGCTTCATGGTGGGCAAGCAGGCGGAACACGACGGCATCGCCAAGCACGGCGCCAAGCTCGTCACCGCCGTGGCCTGCGCCCGGGTGCCCAAGCTGACGGTCATCATCGGCGGCAGTTTCGGCGCCGGCAACTACGGCATGTGCGGTCGCGCCTACAAGCCCCGATTCCTGTGGATGTGGCCCAACGCCCGCATCGCGGTGATGGGCGGCGAACAGGCTGCCGGCGTGCTTGCCGACGTCAAGCGGGCCGGCAAGGAACGCCGGGGCGAACGCTGGAGCGACGACGAGGAACGGGCCTTCAAGCAGCCCATCGTCGACCAGTTCGAACGCCAGTCCAGCCCCTACTACGCCAGCGCCCGACTGTGGGACGACGGCGTGATCGACCCGGCGGACACCCGCCGCGTCCTCGGCCTGAGCCTGTCGGCCGCTCTTAACGCACCGCCGGAAGACACCCGTTTCGGCCTGTTCCGGATGTAA
- a CDS encoding enoyl-CoA hydratase-related protein yields MSEPMVRTETDARGVTRITLDRPDKRNAFDSDVMAALADALEQAGRDARCRVVILQGSGKHFSAGADLGYMKQTAALSHDDNVADAMALAGLMQTLDRLHKPTIARVQGAAFGGALGLICACDIAIAGDNARFCLSEARLGLAPAAIAPYVVRAMGPRQARRYFLTTEEIAAERAAELGVVHEVVPLEDLDETVEQIAAGLLNNGPVALDACKRLVARTQEDGPDAALIRYTAELIAGLRTGDEGQEGLQAFLDKRPPTWIREASHD; encoded by the coding sequence ATGAGCGAACCGATGGTACGCACCGAGACCGACGCCCGCGGCGTCACCCGCATCACCCTGGACCGACCGGACAAACGCAACGCCTTCGATAGCGACGTGATGGCGGCCCTCGCCGACGCCCTGGAACAAGCCGGCCGCGACGCCCGCTGCCGTGTCGTGATCCTTCAGGGCAGCGGCAAGCACTTTTCTGCCGGCGCCGATCTGGGCTACATGAAACAGACCGCCGCCCTGAGCCATGATGACAACGTGGCCGACGCCATGGCTCTCGCTGGCCTGATGCAGACCCTCGACCGCCTGCACAAGCCCACGATTGCCCGGGTCCAGGGGGCGGCATTTGGCGGCGCACTGGGCCTGATCTGCGCCTGTGACATCGCCATCGCCGGCGATAATGCCCGTTTCTGCCTCAGCGAGGCCCGCCTGGGCCTGGCACCGGCGGCCATCGCCCCCTATGTGGTGCGAGCCATGGGGCCGCGACAGGCCCGGCGCTATTTTCTGACCACCGAGGAGATCGCCGCCGAACGCGCCGCCGAGCTGGGCGTGGTGCACGAGGTGGTGCCACTGGAAGACCTGGACGAGACCGTCGAGCAGATAGCCGCCGGCCTGCTCAACAACGGCCCGGTTGCATTGGACGCCTGCAAGCGCCTGGTGGCGCGGACCCAGGAGGACGGCCCCGACGCCGCCCTGATCCGCTACACCGCCGAACTGATTGCCGGCCTGCGCACCGGCGACGAAGGTCAGGAAGGTTTGCAGGCTTTCCTGGACAAACGTCCGCCCACCTGGATCCGGGAGGCGTCCCATGACTGA
- a CDS encoding acetyl-CoA carboxylase biotin carboxylase subunit has protein sequence MTEQPIRTLLIANRGEIALRIMRTAQAMGIRCVAVYSDADRNAPFVRQADTAVAIGPAAATESYLKVDRIMQAARDEGADAIHPGYGFLSENTQLAEQCEAHGIHFIGPPASAIAAMGSKSAAKALIADAGVPLVPGYHGDDQSSDRFRQAAETTGFPLLIKASAGGGGKGMRVVSGYDELDEAIEAAKREAQSSFGDPHLLMERYLENPRHVEVQVLFDRHGKGLYLFDRDCSVQRRHQKIIEEAPAPGIPSAVRQAMGEAAVRCGQAIDYVGAGTVEFLYEPGGYFYFMEMNTRLQVEHPVTEMIAGLDLVEWQLRVATGEPLPWAQDELRCHGHALEARVYAEDPANGFLPMTGRLLHLREPAHLPHVRVDSGVAEGLDITPWYDPMLAKVIAWGEDRDSARRRLIDALEHYEVLGVTLNTDFVARVLRHRDFAAAELTTHFIDVHESELQAPDFSLDEQLALSWLAWQQAQQRPDRGDPWDARDSFRLGGPRQQPCELRIGEQDATLRYTVDGADRARIDLPERNAPIRLQWRARNGDPALDATLNGRTVRLAWASHGEKLGVFAGSADWTALVNHPEEQADQAADSGHLTAPMHGRIIAVNCAAGDQVEAGQTLLVMEAMKMEHSLKAPCAGRIQTVEGAEGDSVAAGQLLIQFDAGEDAA, from the coding sequence ATGACTGAGCAACCCATCCGTACTTTGCTGATCGCCAACCGTGGCGAGATCGCCCTGCGCATCATGCGCACCGCCCAGGCGATGGGCATCCGCTGCGTGGCGGTGTATTCCGACGCCGACCGCAATGCGCCCTTTGTACGCCAGGCCGATACCGCCGTTGCCATCGGCCCCGCGGCGGCCACCGAGAGCTACCTGAAAGTGGATCGCATCATGCAGGCGGCCCGGGACGAAGGCGCCGACGCGATCCATCCCGGCTACGGCTTCCTGTCCGAGAACACCCAACTGGCCGAACAGTGCGAGGCCCACGGGATCCATTTTATTGGTCCGCCGGCCTCCGCCATCGCCGCCATGGGCTCGAAAAGCGCCGCCAAGGCCCTCATTGCGGATGCCGGCGTGCCGCTGGTCCCGGGCTATCACGGCGACGACCAGTCCAGCGACCGCTTCCGCCAGGCTGCCGAGACCACCGGTTTTCCGCTGTTGATCAAGGCCAGCGCCGGGGGCGGTGGCAAGGGCATGCGCGTGGTGAGCGGGTATGATGAGCTGGACGAGGCCATCGAAGCGGCCAAGCGCGAGGCGCAGTCCAGTTTCGGCGACCCGCACCTGCTGATGGAGCGCTACCTGGAGAACCCGCGCCATGTGGAGGTCCAGGTGCTGTTCGATCGCCACGGCAAGGGACTGTACCTGTTTGATCGCGACTGCTCGGTGCAGCGCCGGCACCAGAAAATCATCGAGGAAGCTCCCGCACCGGGCATCCCGTCCGCCGTGCGCCAGGCGATGGGCGAAGCGGCGGTCCGCTGCGGACAGGCCATCGACTACGTGGGCGCCGGCACGGTCGAGTTCCTGTACGAACCGGGCGGCTATTTCTATTTCATGGAAATGAACACCCGCCTGCAGGTTGAGCACCCGGTGACCGAGATGATCGCCGGCCTGGATCTGGTGGAATGGCAGCTCCGGGTCGCCACCGGCGAGCCCCTGCCCTGGGCCCAGGACGAACTGCGCTGTCACGGTCATGCGCTGGAAGCGCGGGTCTACGCCGAGGATCCGGCCAACGGCTTCCTGCCCATGACCGGCCGTCTGCTGCACCTGCGCGAGCCGGCTCACCTGCCCCACGTGCGCGTGGATTCCGGCGTGGCCGAAGGGCTGGACATCACGCCCTGGTACGACCCCATGCTGGCCAAGGTGATCGCCTGGGGCGAGGATCGGGACAGCGCCCGCCGCCGCCTGATCGATGCGCTTGAACACTACGAAGTCCTGGGCGTCACCCTGAACACCGATTTTGTAGCCCGCGTCTTGCGCCACCGGGACTTTGCCGCGGCCGAGCTGACCACACACTTCATCGACGTCCACGAGTCCGAACTGCAGGCTCCCGACTTCAGCCTGGATGAGCAACTGGCCCTGAGCTGGCTCGCCTGGCAACAGGCCCAGCAGCGGCCGGATCGCGGTGATCCCTGGGACGCCCGTGACAGCTTCCGATTGGGCGGTCCGCGCCAGCAACCCTGTGAACTGCGGATTGGCGAACAGGACGCCACGCTGCGCTACACCGTGGATGGCGCCGATCGGGCGCGGATCGACCTGCCCGAGCGCAACGCCCCGATTCGATTGCAGTGGCGTGCGCGCAACGGCGACCCGGCGCTGGACGCTACCCTGAATGGTCGCACCGTGCGCCTCGCCTGGGCCAGCCACGGCGAGAAACTGGGGGTCTTCGCCGGCAGCGCCGACTGGACGGCCCTGGTCAATCACCCCGAAGAGCAGGCGGATCAGGCCGCCGACAGCGGCCACCTGACGGCTCCCATGCACGGGCGTATCATCGCGGTGAACTGCGCCGCCGGAGATCAGGTCGAAGCAGGACAGACCCTGCTGGTCATGGAGGCCATGAAAATGGAACACAGTCTCAAGGCTCCGTGCGCCGGCCGCATCCAGACGGTAGAAGGCGCCGAGGGCGACAGCGTGGCCGCCGGGCAGCTGTTGATCCAGTTCGACGCCGGGGAGGACGCCGCATGA
- a CDS encoding hydroxymethylglutaryl-CoA lyase, translated as MNADSTHRDKVTLVEVGLRDGLQNEAIPVSAEDRSRWFNGLADAGLRRIEAGSFVSPKWVPQMANTEQVMAGIQRRDEVSAEVLVPNSQGLESALACNADVIAVFTAASESFNRKNINCSIAESIARFQPVVAGAHDAGKRVRAYVSCVVGCPYEGPIAPAQVADVVTQLLELGADEVSLGDTIGVARPREIHALLDAVLPLVETDRLALHCHDTRGQALANIYAALERGIRTFDSAVAGLGGCPYARGATGNVATEDVLYLLQGEGFETGVDLQAVARIGETICRTLDRPNPSRVGRALAAARDDSADPQ; from the coding sequence ATGAACGCCGATAGCACACACCGCGACAAGGTCACGCTTGTGGAAGTGGGCCTGCGCGACGGGCTCCAGAACGAAGCCATACCTGTCTCGGCGGAGGACCGCTCGCGCTGGTTCAACGGCCTGGCGGATGCGGGCCTGCGCCGTATCGAGGCGGGCAGCTTCGTCTCGCCCAAGTGGGTGCCGCAGATGGCCAACACCGAGCAGGTGATGGCGGGCATCCAGCGGCGGGACGAGGTTTCAGCCGAGGTTTTGGTGCCCAACAGCCAGGGTCTGGAAAGCGCCCTGGCCTGCAATGCGGATGTGATCGCGGTATTCACCGCCGCCTCGGAGAGCTTCAACCGCAAGAACATCAATTGTTCCATCGCCGAGAGTATCGCCCGCTTCCAGCCGGTGGTCGCCGGAGCCCACGATGCCGGCAAGCGGGTGCGAGCCTACGTATCCTGCGTGGTGGGCTGCCCCTACGAGGGGCCGATCGCTCCGGCCCAGGTCGCCGACGTGGTGACGCAGCTGCTGGAGCTGGGTGCCGACGAGGTCTCCCTGGGCGACACCATTGGCGTGGCCCGCCCGCGGGAGATCCACGCCCTGCTGGACGCTGTCTTGCCGCTGGTCGAGACCGACCGCCTGGCGCTGCACTGCCATGACACCCGCGGCCAGGCCCTCGCCAACATCTACGCCGCCCTGGAGCGCGGCATCCGCACCTTCGACAGTGCCGTCGCCGGTCTCGGCGGCTGCCCCTACGCCCGGGGCGCCACCGGCAATGTCGCCACCGAGGATGTGCTTTACTTGCTGCAGGGCGAGGGATTCGAGACCGGCGTGGACCTGCAGGCGGTGGCGCGTATCGGCGAAACCATCTGCCGGACGCTGGACCGCCCCAATCCCTCCCGGGTGGGCCGGGCCCTGGCCGCCGCCCGCGATGATTCGGCCGATCCACAATAG
- a CDS encoding acetoacetate--CoA ligase: MTQPPLWQPSPARRAATCMTRFEERLRRQFPDIDAGYEGLHRWSVDNDTRFWEELVEEYGVLADWDGPPVEIDAEVVGRRFFPQARLNFAENLLARGNPDAVALIEHREDGRRRIVTFADLRHRSQALAATLKQQGVGPGDRVAGFVPNGIEAVSGMLATSQLGAVWSSCSPDFGLNGVIDRFGQIEPKVLIAINGYTYNGKTIDTRQRVADIVESLPSLARLIRIDNHDDCPWPAEIGGLGWAEALEAAPECHYARLPFNSPLYILYSSGTTGVPKCIVHGIGGTLLQHIKELALHTDLRAGDRLFYYTTCGWMMWNWLISGLALGATLVLFDGSPFSPLPEVLWDIAEREQIRIFGASAKYYAACEKAGLKPRQSHNLDALDALLSTGSPLAHESFDYLYRDVKADVCVSSISGGTDIVSCFALGNPTLPVYRGELQCLGLAMDVTFVDDDGQALPQGKGELVCRNAFPSMPVSFWNDPDNARFRDAYFSRFEGLWAHGDYGEIVPHTATSTTPEQRGVIIHGRSDATLNPGGVRIGTAEIYRQVEKVDAVLEALAIGQNWDDDVRVVLFVRLRDGITLDDDLRQTICQTIRSNTTPRHVPARIVQVPDIPRTISGKIVELAVRNVVHGEAVRNKDALANPDALAYFEDLPELQQ, translated from the coding sequence ATGACCCAACCGCCCCTCTGGCAACCCAGCCCTGCGCGCCGTGCCGCCACTTGCATGACCCGGTTCGAGGAGCGCCTGAGGCGCCAGTTTCCCGATATCGATGCCGGCTACGAAGGGTTGCACCGGTGGAGCGTCGACAACGACACCCGCTTTTGGGAGGAGCTGGTGGAGGAGTACGGGGTGCTTGCCGACTGGGACGGCCCGCCCGTCGAAATCGACGCCGAGGTGGTGGGCCGCCGCTTCTTTCCCCAGGCGCGGCTGAATTTCGCGGAGAACCTGCTGGCCCGGGGCAACCCGGACGCCGTCGCCCTCATCGAGCACCGGGAAGACGGCCGGCGCCGCATCGTCACCTTTGCCGATCTACGGCATCGCTCCCAGGCGTTGGCCGCCACGCTGAAGCAGCAGGGCGTCGGTCCCGGCGACCGGGTGGCGGGGTTTGTGCCCAACGGCATTGAAGCGGTCTCGGGCATGCTGGCCACCAGCCAGCTGGGCGCGGTGTGGTCCTCCTGTTCGCCGGATTTCGGCCTCAACGGCGTGATCGACCGTTTCGGCCAGATCGAACCCAAAGTCCTCATCGCCATCAACGGCTACACCTACAACGGCAAGACCATCGACACCCGGCAGCGGGTGGCGGACATCGTCGAATCCCTGCCATCATTGGCCCGCCTGATCCGCATCGACAACCACGACGACTGCCCCTGGCCAGCGGAGATCGGCGGCCTGGGCTGGGCCGAGGCGCTGGAAGCCGCCCCCGAGTGCCATTACGCGCGCCTGCCGTTCAACTCGCCGCTGTACATTCTCTATTCCTCCGGCACGACCGGCGTGCCCAAGTGCATCGTCCATGGCATCGGCGGCACCCTGCTCCAACACATCAAGGAGCTGGCCCTGCACACCGACCTGCGCGCCGGCGACCGGCTGTTCTACTACACCACCTGCGGCTGGATGATGTGGAACTGGCTGATCAGCGGTCTGGCGCTCGGCGCAACCCTGGTGCTGTTCGACGGTTCTCCTTTCTCGCCGTTGCCCGAGGTTCTTTGGGACATCGCCGAGCGCGAGCAGATCCGGATCTTCGGCGCCAGCGCCAAGTACTACGCCGCCTGCGAGAAAGCCGGACTCAAACCCCGGCAAAGTCACAATCTCGACGCGCTCGACGCCCTGCTCTCCACCGGCAGCCCGCTGGCCCACGAGAGCTTCGACTACCTGTACCGGGACGTGAAGGCGGATGTCTGCGTGTCCAGCATTTCCGGCGGCACCGACATTGTGTCCTGCTTCGCCCTGGGCAATCCGACCCTGCCGGTCTACCGCGGCGAACTGCAGTGCCTGGGCCTGGCCATGGACGTGACCTTCGTGGATGACGACGGCCAGGCCCTGCCCCAGGGCAAGGGCGAACTGGTGTGTCGCAACGCCTTTCCATCCATGCCTGTGAGCTTCTGGAACGATCCCGACAACGCCCGCTTCCGGGACGCCTATTTCAGCCGTTTCGAGGGCCTTTGGGCCCACGGCGACTACGGCGAGATCGTCCCGCATACGGCCACGTCGACGACGCCGGAACAGCGTGGCGTGATTATCCACGGTCGTTCCGACGCCACACTGAACCCGGGCGGCGTCCGGATCGGGACGGCGGAGATCTACCGGCAAGTGGAGAAAGTGGACGCCGTGCTGGAAGCCCTGGCTATTGGCCAGAACTGGGACGACGACGTCCGGGTGGTCCTGTTTGTTCGCCTGAGAGACGGCATCACCCTCGACGACGACCTGCGTCAGACCATTTGCCAGACCATTCGGAGCAACACCACGCCCCGACACGTTCCAGCGCGGATCGTGCAGGTTCCCGACATTCCCCGCACCATTAGCGGTAAAATCGTGGAATTGGCAGTGCGCAACGTGGTCCACGGCGAAGCAGTCCGTAACAAGGATGCTCTGGCCAATCCCGACGCCTTGGCCTATTTTGAAGACTTGCCTGAACTCCAACAATAA